ACGAGGAGAACTTTAAACTGGTTTATGAGCAGGATATTTATGTTGCTGTACAACATTACCAGGATGCTGATATTAAAGAAGTGCTTGACCTTTGGATTTTGCTTAACAGGCAAATAATAAGGGTTTGGGAAAATTACCCGGCCGACAGGCTGACCGCCCGTTGCGATAACAGCAAAGGCGAACCCAACCTTCAAACTGTTGAATGGCTGGCTAATGATTATGTTGAACATTTAATGCATCATTTAAAAACTATTTAATTATATGGCAGGATACTCCGGTACACCGTTGGCAAAAAAGCTGGGCATAAAGGCTTCGGCAACAGTAATGCTGATTAACGCCCCCGATTATTATTT
The genomic region above belongs to Mucilaginibacter sp. KACC 22773 and contains:
- a CDS encoding DinB family protein, with product MITTSAILNTAITDFLQTRSPDDNWDLKPAPGKWSKKEVIGHLIDSAQINLQRFVRCTYEENFKLVYEQDIYVAVQHYQDADIKEVLDLWILLNRQIIRVWENYPADRLTARCDNSKGEPNLQTVEWLANDYVEHLMHHLKTI